GCGTCAAATTCGTTATTTGttcttctgaaaaattttcgaattatcttGCTAGTATCTTGATTAcacataaataattttttctttataaatatcttctcacaatatttttcagtaaCAAACTTGGCATGAGCCGTTgtcatgaaataaaaaattttctgtacaCTTAGTACTGGTAAACCAGACCAGGTCGCTAATTCTAATCTTCTAATTTTATACATGAGTTAATAcctgaaaaatgttttcgaacATCTCATATAAATCATATTTGCTTACTTATGTTTCGTAAAATTCGTTATTTGTtcatccaaaaaaattttgaattattttttttctttatacatgtataataatctTCTCACAATATCTTTCAGTAAAATTTGCTGTGCTCTTAATTCTAGTAAACTAGACCAGGTCACTGGTCTCTCAAGTGTGATTCACTTGAGCATTTATATTTTAGTCTACTAATTTCATATGTTCACAGTCCTAATatgatcaaaaaattgtaTGGCATTATATCATCAATGAGTCAGACTTACTGTGTTTTACTATGCTGAGATTGCGGGGACTGTTCTTGGACAATTCTACATCACTGTACATTGAATTGGATAAAGCCCGCTTTGGTCCTCGTTTATTGATGTCCACCTGTCGAAGGATTCTACCCAATGGACTTTCTATCCCTGCCATAATCGGAGACAAACTGATAGGTGTGAGAGAACGTGCTCTCGTTGACAGTGATGTACTTCTTGGTGATTTTGAACTCCGGTCAATTGATCTACGTCTTGCCGATCTTAGTTTCACACTACGTAGCATGTCCAGCGAGACTGCTGGACCACGAGGGTGTACAGGTTTGTGCAATTTGTTTTCCTGGAAGTGAAtgttcatgatttttttcaattcgatgGAAGGTTTTGTATTATATAGCATGTTTCATTGGTAAATCTAATTGATGATTGATGACTTCTTTGGAAATATCTTGATTAGAGTCAGCTGTAAAGATTGGACCAAAATACAGAAATCGAAATTACTTACGAAAATACATTGACCATTCGCGATATTCTGAgtatagaataaataaattttatgccttgtcgaaaaatatcatttttatagcCCCACAATTTAAGACCTTACCTTGGCTGATGGTGCTGCCTTTTTCAAAGTAACTTTCAACAAATCTTCTACTGTAATAGCTGGTCTGCTCTGATGTAATGGAGTAGAACACTTTCTAGTGGGTGTTTTGAGTCTCCTGCTACTCTTTGGTGTCGTGGGTATTATTGGCTGTaatggtggtggtggaggtGGTGGAGGTGGCGGAGGTGGCGGTGGTGGTAAGGATGATTTCACATGTGTACACTCCAACGTACTGTTTATTGACTTTAATTGATCTGATAAAATCGTGTTGTTTTGCACAAGATTAATATTGGTTTCGCGCATGCCAGTAACTTCTGTGGTCAAGACTGAGAATGCCACTTCACTTTGCATTCGAACCTATaacaacatttatttatttagagTGTCAAGTTTCAATGTAGTGATAAGCATTTCTTCtagataaaatttaaatttataattagtATGTAATGTTGGCGAAGTGaagttgtcaatttttcaatgaaatgaaaatacctGATTCAGCTCTGCTGTAAGTTGCGTTACTTTTTCACTTAACATTGATATTGATTGTTCGTGTTCACATCTTATCGTCGTGACTAATTGAGTCAACTTGTCGACTATTTCATCCGAGTCATTTCTTTCAGGTTTTCGTACATTGGTTGCAGCTATACTTTGGAGCCATACCCATCCCTTTAGGAAAGAAGCAGCTAAGTTACCATCTTAGAAGACTTAAAGTCGTATGTAACATGGCTTACATATATTATGCTTACCTTTCTAAgtaattcaacaaatttttttgtaatccatATACAAAACTCTGTAATTTTGGTTAAAGGTACTATTACAGCTCTTATTTGCACTGCCGGAGGTTGTGCTATTCGTAGGCAGTACGTACAGTCTGGATGTGGTTTGGCATAATGGAGCTCCTGGGATTCTATCTATGAGAAAggttcaaaaattaaatagcTAATTCATTTTGTCGGTCGGCAGATTATGAGAGCACTTTCTCGTCGTACCACCGTTATgatgatcaaaattttaacTTTGGATGCCCTGGAGAGCCTTAGAGCTCCCAAACAGTGTCAAAATTAATACAGCTAAAATTCAGTTCAACACTGAAACaggaataattatattttacctCTGACGCAGACACTTTTGCATTCAAATCTGATACTGTTGGCAAGTCAACAGATGCTGGTGAGCACGAGGAACTGCTGCAGTATTTTTTCAGAGCTATAGTATATTCACTGTCATCCTGCTCCGTAGCAATCGgtttactttgaaattttaaatttgggGGGTGAGCTATAGATGTTTTTGGCTTGTTCTCACTTTCAAAATGCAATGCTGTTCGACTCCTTTTGGCTGGCGGTGAGCTACTTCTCGAATAATTGATTGCGTCATCTCCATCCGCATTTGACCAGCAGTAAGTATCTCCATTGTCATAATATGTTGACTGTGAATTAAATTGGTCACACAAGTTTGTGTTACTAGCTTTGTCATTTATATAATTAGTTGGCAACGGTCCAGGTTCAGATTGTGTGTGCAGAATGTCTAATTGTTCCAAGcttggaaatatttgtttctttctgtACCAATTCTCATCTACTTTCAGCAACATTTTATCAGCTTCTGAATATTCCCCCCCTTGGTTACATTCAAATCTAAAACATCTATTCACTGAAGAATTCGTTTGGCAGCTCTTTGAACTCAAAGGGctatttttttccaagatACATGTATCGGAATTACTTTGTTTGTTCAGATCATTGAAATTAAAGCGGTCATTAGTCTCGttaaattcgttatttttaggcTGATCAAAAGCCGTAAGAGTTATGCTACTTTTTTGCGTATTATTGACAATGTTGTCATGCGTTTCAGACCTTGCTGCGCCTTCGGCTTCTAATTCGATTATCACAGCAGAGTCAAGAGATACAGTTTTATTCATTAGATAATTATCGAGATTGGTATGACTATGTTCAACTTGAATATCCTTCAACATGGAGGAAGTATCGTCACAACGTTGCGTCTCTGATATCACATTTTTGAAGCTTATGTCGAGCTTTGTGATGGATTCCATGTTCAATATTTGTCTGGTGTCACAATCTGGTATTTCAAGGTCAAATTTggatcttgaaatttttccaattaacTTTGGACTCAGATCCTTAAAATGCAACGGGTCAGTCGAATTTTGGGAATTACACATCACCGCTTCAGGAGTCCTTAGATTTGGATCTGGTGTATCATGATCTACTCCCAAACTTTGGTCAAGATAgtcaatttcaatattttcatttgatttatCCAGTGTAAGACAAGAATCTTGGAGAATTTGCTTTTGGCGAGCTCGACGGTGGTTCTTACGCCTCGTCATTTTTGCGGCTTGTCGATAGTTTGTTCTTAAAACGAATGGATCCAATTTTCCAGGAATTGTTACTAAAAAATAGTGACGCTTCAAATAACCGAAAGATGCAAAAGCTTCAAAATAAAGATAGTGTGGTTTATTTTTCTAAGGTGatagtttaaatttttttaacttctaACTTCTAATGCGATAATTTGAACAtcataattcattgtaaagaTATCACTAATTACGAAGATCTTATTGTGCTAtaggaataaatatttaattatgaGTTGATGTGTACCTAAGCATGAATTGTGGTTTCCAGTGTGAGTTTGTGTGATTAATCGTAACCCCAGTTTATACAATAGTATGGCATGTAGTTTAAACAGTATTTGGTATGAATTACCTTGAGCTTTAAATCAGGAGACTTATGAGAAAAAGTTTGCTACACAGAAAAGTCTGGTTGACTCGTTCAGTATTTTGTCACGACCGatgcaaatttgaaatatgttaACCGACTTTATTACTTCAGACATTCTgtttatttacattttgaGAACGTTTGTATGACAGGTGTCTCTGATTGGGTGACAGAATGCTTTTGACATTGGATTGGAGAGACAACTAAACATTCCTAAAGTTTGCTTGACTCACAATATTTCTGCTAGCTTTTTTTAGTACACACGACCATGATAATAGCGCGTGGAACGGATTGGGTTTCAAAACTATTATTTGAAAGCCGtaccgttgactgaagaatatacaGTTGCTCTAAtgggctttggtgtgacaaTCGAAAATCGACGTGCGCTTGCGCCCCTTGAGTTGTTCGAACtgtagagttgagaacttattgcagaacatgagagagttaccgatttcgacatgaggctggctgcattcaccttccgagtaacaGTTATCGCAATGGTAAGCCCACGCCAGTACTTAGCCTGTGTCTAGTTACAgacttgtcggcgatacaagaaattaataagagaattaatttcttccaaaattcgtagcaaaacagtgatttaattaaagcataagtacccgagagaagaatgtatacatagattataaataatgtacgatattaatatatatgatccatttacgattaataccTGACTcatacaataaattttataattttccaagagacaaactagattatctacaatcTTCAGGAATAATATGAAAACAGAAGAATTATTCGTTTCGAAAtaggattctattcgacgaccgctcgatgtattccataacattgatattcataattattgcaacaacttttcatttgctctctcgattttgaattttcgtatgCATAGAAGGATTATGCATCAAGGTATAatccgaggtggttatcggtggttgttggaggtggttgaaAAACTCGTAGGGACAAAGTTCAAGTTCCAGTTTATTCAACGTAGTACAAGTGTTCAGGTGTCAGTGTATACTACTTTACCAAGTTTCCAACtactataaatttattatgttATACTAGTACATTATACTAATGATTTTATAccaataattattatgataATATTCTCATTGATATAATTAGTATGTTATTTCTATATGGAATAGATACTGCAATATATATTGCGTTCAGCAGAATATGAACAATGttgtataaaattgatttgGCTGGACATGCTGATATCGATTTATTCACACCCAGTATCAACATAATTTTGCAACGAATCAAAACTTACGGctgaaaaacatcaaatttgCACTGGATTTTTAACGGGGtgggaaagaaaaatcacgaaCTCGTAGGGACAAAGTTCAAGTTCCAGTTTATTCAACGTAGTACAAGTGTTCAGGTGTCAGTGTATACTACTTTACCAAGTTTCCAACtactataaatttattatgttATATTAGTACATTATACTAATGATTTTAtaccaataattattataataatattctcaTTGATATAATTAGTATGTTATTTCTATATGGAATAGATACTGCAATATATATTGCATTCAGCGGAATATGAACAATGTTGTATAAAATagttgttgatgttgtttGTAAGCGCAGTTTGGGTTCCAGTCTGAGTACCTACAATGCTAGAAGCTACAATGCACCTCTACAGGATTCGAGATGTGTAATCTTGTATTACTATTATACGTaacattgaataaattgaataacacCTACTGGAATTTCTCTGTAATTTTTCCGCATCTTCTCATATATTGGTCCCACGACGCTCCAAATACCTTTTTGTAATAATAGAGTTCCAATAAGTCTGGAAAGGGGTCGTTCGAATTGATTCTATGACGAAAAATTATCCGTTCGAAATAAAGGAAGGTAGACCTCGtcagtttttttctatccgttcaaaatttcggcaaattttcggctccaaaaatggagaaaaagtaaagctaacccctttgtattttggcgaaaattttggcgattttgaaaagtgccgaaataaattcgttcacgcaccattccgacgtaattttgcgagagaaatcgattgggcggagtcccaatacgctgcgatcaacccatcgaaagttacggccaaaaaacgagacctgtgttttcggcttatttcagcaggtgcttttttgctcgccatttctctcctgtttgtcctacgctcttttcgctgcgattcctgagttcctgagggtccaattggtcagataagggtcatttaaatcgaatctgagaccaaaagttttttgcccaaaaaaaaagtaaggctaacccctttgtgtttttggcgaaaattttcgcgattttgaaaagtgctggaatcaaagctttggagcactattccgacgtaaatttgcgagaaaaatcgattgggcgcagtcccaatacgctgcgatcaacgcatcaaaagttacagttgaaaaaccagaacccaaattttcgacatttttcagcaggtgcttttttgctcgccatttctctcctgtttgtcctacgctcttttcgctgcgattcctgagttcctgagggtccaattggtcagataagggtcatttaaatcgaatctgagaccaaaagttttttgcccaaaaaaaaagtaaggctaacccctttgtgtttttggcgaaaattttcgcgattttgaaaagtgctggaatcaaagctttggagcactattccgacgtaaatttgcgagaaaaatcgattgggcgcagtcccaatacgctgcgatcaacgcatcaaaagttacagttgaaaaaccagaacccaaattttcgacatttttcagcaggtgcttttttgctcgccatttctctcctgtttgtcctacgctcttttcgctgcgattcctgagttcctgagggtccaattggtcagataagggtcatttaaatcgaatctgagaccaaaagttttttgcccaaaaaaaaagtaaggctaacccctttgtgtttttggcgaaaattttcgcgattttgaaaagtgctggaatcaaagctttggagcactattccgacgtgaatttgcgagaaaaatcgattgggcgcagtcccaatacgctgcgatcaacgcatcaaaagttacagttgaaaaaccagaacccaaattttcgacatttttcagcaggtgcttttttgctcgccatttctctcctgtttgtcctacgctcttttcgctgcgattcctgagttcctgagggtccaattggtcagataagggtcatttaaatcgaatctgagaccaaaagttttttgcccaaaaaaaaagtaaggctaacccctttgtgtttttggcgaaaattttcgcgattttgaaaagtgctggaatcaaagctttggagcactattccgacgtgaatttgcgagaaaaatcgattgggcgcagtcccaatacgctgcgatcaacgcatcaaaagttacagttgaaaaaccagaacccaaattttcgacatttttcagcaggtgcttttttgctcgccatttctctcctgtttgtcctacgctcttttcgctgcgattcctgagttcctgagggtccaattggtcagataagggtcatttaaatcgaatctgagaccaaaagttttttgcccaaaaaaaaagtaaggctaacccctttgtgtttttggcgaaaattttcgcgattttgaaaagtgctggaatcaaagctttggagcactattccgacgtgaatttgcgagaaaaatcgattgggcgcagtcccaatacgctgcgatcaacgcatcaatagttacagttgaaaaaccagaacccgaattttcgacatttttcagcaggtgcttttttgctcgccatttctctcctgtttgtcctacgctcttttcgctgcgattcctgagttcctgagggtccaattggtcagataagggtcatttaaatcgaatctgagaccaaaagttttttgcccaaaaaaaaagtaaggctaacccctttgtgtttttggcgaaaattttcgcgattttgaaaagtgctggaatcaaagctttggagcactattccgacgtgaatttgcgagaaaaatcgattgggcgcagtcccaatacgctgcgatcaacgcatcaaaagttacagttgaaaaaccagaacccaaattttcgacatttttcagcaggtgcttttttgctcgccatttctctcctgtttgtcctacgctcttttcgctgcgattcctgagttcctgagggtccaattggtcagataagggtcatttaaatcgaatctgagaccaaaagttttttgcccaaaa
The Neodiprion lecontei isolate iyNeoLeco1 chromosome 3, iyNeoLeco1.1, whole genome shotgun sequence DNA segment above includes these coding regions:
- the LOC107226083 gene encoding uncharacterized protein LOC107226083; protein product: MTRRKNHRRARQKQILQDSCLTLDKSNENIEIDYLDQSLGVDHDTPDPNLRTPEAVMCNSQNSTDPLHFKDLSPKLIGKISRSKFDLEIPDCDTRQILNMESITKLDISFKNVISETQRCDDTSSMLKDIQVEHSHTNLDNYLMNKTVSLDSAVIIELEAEGAARSETHDNIVNNTQKSSITLTAFDQPKNNEFNETNDRFNFNDLNKQSNSDTCILEKNSPLSSKSCQTNSSVNRCFRFECNQGGEYSEADKMLLKVDENWYRKKQIFPSLEQLDILHTQSEPGPLPTNYINDKASNTNLCDQFNSQSTYYDNGDTYCWSNADGDDAINYSRSSSPPAKRSRTALHFESENKPKTSIAHPPNLKFQSKPIATEQDDSEYTIALKKYCSSSSCSPASVDLPTVSDLNAKVSASEIESQELHYAKPHPDCTYCLRIAQPPAVQIRAVIVPLTKITEFCIWITKKFVELLRKGWVWLQSIAATNVRKPERNDSDEIVDKLTQLVTTIRCEHEQSISMLSEKVTQLTAELNQVRMQSEVAFSVLTTEVTGMRETNINLVQNNTILSDQLKSINSTLECTHVKSSLPPPPPPPPPPPPPPPLQPIIPTTPKSSRRLKTPTRKCSTPLHQSRPAITVEDLLKVTLKKAAPSAKENKLHKPVHPRGPAVSLDMLRSVKLRSARRRSIDRSSKSPRSTSLSTRARSLTPISLSPIMAGIESPLGRILRQVDINKRGPKRALSNSMYSDVELSKNSPRNLSIVKHSKSDSLMI